One window from the genome of Pseudomonas fluorescens encodes:
- the arfA gene encoding alternative ribosome rescue factor ArfA: MSKKPSRHGPNKAKSIVAQPLFRSRQERPAKGKGSYRREAFQSDNWEASCFLAA, encoded by the coding sequence ATGAGCAAAAAGCCATCCAGGCATGGCCCCAACAAGGCCAAGTCCATCGTCGCCCAGCCCCTGTTCCGCAGCCGCCAGGAACGACCCGCCAAGGGCAAAGGCAGCTACCGCCGCGAAGCCTTCCAGTCTGACAACTGGGAGGCTTCTTGCTTTCTGGCCGCTTGA
- the leuS gene encoding leucine--tRNA ligase codes for MHEHYQPREIEAAAQSFWDEQKSFEVSEQPGKETYYCLSMFPYPSGKLHMGHVRNYTIGDVISRYQRMQGKNVLQPMGWDAFGMPAENAAMKNNVAPAKWTYENIAYMKTQLRSLGLAVDWSREVTTCKPDYYRWEQWLFTRLFEKGVIYRKNGTVNWDPVDQTVLANEQVIDGRGWRSGALIEKREIPMYYFKITAYADELLESLDELTGWPEQVKTMQRNWIGKSRGMEVQFPYDVASIGEAGTLKVFTTRPDTLMGATYVAVAAEHPLATLAAQNNPELQAFIAECKGGSVAEADVATQEKKGLATSLFVEHPLTGEKLPVWVANYVLMHYGDGAVMAVPAHDERDFEFAHKYNLPVKAVVRTSAGDQTPTPWQDAYGEHGELINSGEFNGLDFPGAFDAIEVALIKKNLGASRTQFRLRDWGISRQRYWGCPIPIVHCDTCGDVPVPEDQLPVVLPEDVVPDGAGSPLARMPEFYECSCPKCGAPAKRETDTMDTFVESSWYYARYASPHYEGGLVEKSAADHWLPVDQYIGGIEHAILHLLYARFFHKLMRDEGLVSSNEPFKNLLTQGMVIAETYYRREANGAYTWFNPSDVELERDSKAKVISAKLIADGLPVEIGGTEKMAKSKNNGVDPQSMIDQFGADTCRLFMMFASPPDMSAEWSDSGVEGSHRFLKRVWRLAQAHVTQGLPGKLDLAGLNDEQKAVRRSIHLAIKQASHDVGQNHKFNTAIAQVMTLMNVLEKAAQGSEQDRALIHEGLEAVTLLLAPITPHISHELWNQLGHADPVIDARWPVVDETALVQDSLTLVIQVNGKLRGQIEMPAAATREEVEAAARANENVLRFVDGLTIRKVIVVPGKLVNIVAS; via the coding sequence ATGCACGAACACTACCAGCCCCGTGAAATCGAAGCCGCCGCCCAGTCGTTCTGGGACGAGCAAAAGTCCTTTGAAGTCAGTGAACAGCCAGGCAAGGAGACTTACTACTGCCTGTCGATGTTCCCTTACCCCAGCGGCAAGCTACACATGGGGCACGTGCGCAACTACACCATCGGCGACGTGATCTCCCGCTACCAGCGCATGCAAGGCAAGAACGTCCTGCAACCCATGGGTTGGGACGCCTTCGGCATGCCGGCGGAAAACGCCGCGATGAAGAACAACGTGGCCCCCGCCAAGTGGACCTACGAAAACATCGCCTACATGAAGACCCAGCTGCGCAGCCTGGGCCTGGCGGTGGACTGGTCCCGCGAAGTGACCACCTGCAAGCCGGACTACTACCGCTGGGAACAATGGCTGTTCACTCGCCTGTTCGAAAAAGGCGTGATCTACCGCAAGAACGGCACCGTGAACTGGGACCCGGTGGACCAGACCGTACTGGCCAACGAGCAAGTGATCGACGGTCGCGGCTGGCGCTCCGGCGCGCTGATCGAAAAGCGCGAGATCCCGATGTACTACTTCAAGATCACCGCCTATGCGGATGAACTCCTGGAGAGTCTCGACGAGCTGACCGGTTGGCCCGAGCAGGTCAAGACCATGCAGCGCAACTGGATCGGCAAGTCCCGGGGCATGGAAGTGCAGTTCCCGTATGACGTCGCCTCCATTGGCGAAGCCGGTACCCTGAAAGTCTTCACCACCCGTCCGGACACGCTGATGGGCGCCACTTATGTGGCCGTGGCCGCCGAGCATCCGCTGGCCACCCTGGCGGCACAGAACAACCCCGAGCTGCAGGCGTTCATCGCCGAATGCAAGGGCGGCAGCGTCGCCGAAGCCGATGTCGCCACCCAAGAGAAGAAAGGCTTGGCGACGTCGTTGTTCGTCGAGCACCCGCTCACCGGCGAGAAGCTGCCGGTGTGGGTCGCCAACTACGTGCTGATGCACTACGGCGACGGCGCGGTGATGGCCGTGCCGGCCCACGACGAGCGTGATTTCGAATTCGCCCACAAGTACAACCTGCCGGTCAAAGCGGTGGTGCGCACCAGCGCCGGCGACCAGACTCCGACACCTTGGCAGGACGCCTATGGCGAACACGGCGAACTGATCAACTCCGGCGAGTTCAACGGCCTGGACTTCCCAGGTGCATTCGATGCCATCGAAGTCGCCCTGATCAAGAAGAACCTCGGTGCCTCGCGCACCCAGTTCCGCCTGCGGGACTGGGGCATCAGCCGCCAGCGCTACTGGGGCTGCCCGATCCCGATCGTGCATTGCGACACCTGCGGTGACGTACCGGTGCCGGAAGACCAGTTGCCCGTGGTCCTGCCAGAAGACGTCGTACCCGACGGCGCCGGCTCGCCCCTGGCACGCATGCCCGAGTTCTACGAGTGCAGCTGCCCGAAATGCGGCGCACCGGCCAAGCGTGAAACCGACACCATGGACACCTTCGTCGAGTCCTCCTGGTATTACGCGCGCTACGCCTCGCCGCACTATGAAGGCGGCCTGGTGGAAAAATCCGCGGCCGACCACTGGTTGCCGGTGGACCAGTACATCGGCGGCATCGAACACGCCATTCTCCACCTGCTCTACGCACGCTTCTTCCACAAGCTGATGCGTGACGAAGGCCTGGTGAGCTCCAACGAGCCGTTCAAGAACCTGCTGACCCAAGGCATGGTGATCGCCGAGACTTACTATCGTCGCGAAGCCAACGGTGCCTACACCTGGTTCAACCCGAGCGACGTCGAGCTCGAACGCGACAGCAAGGCCAAGGTCATCAGCGCCAAGCTGATCGCCGACGGCCTGCCGGTGGAAATCGGCGGCACCGAGAAAATGGCCAAGTCGAAGAACAACGGCGTCGACCCACAGTCGATGATCGACCAGTTCGGCGCGGACACCTGCCGCCTGTTCATGATGTTCGCCTCGCCACCTGACATGAGCGCGGAATGGTCCGACTCGGGCGTCGAGGGCTCGCACCGCTTCCTCAAGCGCGTCTGGCGCCTGGCCCAGGCCCACGTCACCCAGGGCCTGCCGGGCAAGCTGGACCTCGCCGGCCTGAACGACGAGCAGAAAGCCGTTCGTCGCTCGATTCACCTGGCCATCAAGCAGGCCAGCCATGACGTCGGCCAGAACCACAAATTCAACACCGCCATCGCCCAGGTGATGACGCTGATGAACGTACTGGAAAAAGCCGCGCAAGGCTCCGAGCAGGATCGCGCACTGATTCACGAAGGCCTGGAAGCCGTGACGCTGCTGCTGGCGCCGATCACCCCGCACATCAGCCACGAGCTGTGGAATCAACTGGGTCACGCCGACCCGGTGATTGACGCTCGCTGGCCGGTGGTGGACGAAACCGCGCTGGTGCAGGACAGCCTGACCCTGGTCATCCAGGTCAACGGCAAGCTGCGCGGCCAGATCGAAATGCCGGCCGCCGCCACACGTGAAGAAGTCGAAGCCGCTGCGCGGGCCAATGAAAACGTGCTGCGCTTTGTCGATGGCCTGACGATTCGCAAAGTGATCGTCGTGCCCGGCAAGCTGGTCAACATCGTCGCAAGCTAA
- the holA gene encoding DNA polymerase III subunit delta, protein MKLAPAQLGKHLQGALAPVYIISGDDPLLCQEAADAIRTAARQQGFDERQVFAADASFDWGTLLQAGASMSLFAEKRLLELRLPSGKPGDKGAAALIEYCSRPAEDTVLLISLPKLDGSAQKTKWGKALVEGQQTQFVQIWPVDVSQLPSWIRQRLSQAGLSASQDAVELIAARVEGNLLAAAQEIEKLKLMAEGGQITVETVQAAVADSARFDVFGLTDAILNGEAAHALRMLEGLRGEGVEPPVILWALARELRLLANLSLQYSQGVPLDKAFSQARPPVWDKRKPLMSKALQRYSAPRWAQLLLEAQRIDAQIKGQAAGSPWMSLSRLSLLMAGQRLALPAE, encoded by the coding sequence ATGAAGCTCGCTCCCGCCCAACTCGGCAAACACCTGCAAGGCGCCCTCGCGCCGGTCTACATCATCAGTGGCGATGACCCGCTGCTGTGCCAGGAAGCCGCCGACGCCATCCGCACTGCCGCACGCCAGCAAGGCTTCGATGAACGCCAGGTCTTCGCCGCCGACGCCAGTTTCGACTGGGGCACGCTGCTGCAGGCCGGGGCGAGCATGTCGTTGTTCGCCGAAAAACGCCTGCTGGAACTGCGCTTGCCCTCCGGTAAACCCGGGGACAAGGGCGCCGCTGCGCTGATCGAATATTGCTCACGCCCGGCCGAGGACACGGTGCTGCTCATCAGCTTGCCGAAACTCGACGGCAGCGCGCAGAAGACCAAATGGGGCAAGGCCTTGGTCGAGGGCCAGCAGACCCAGTTCGTGCAGATCTGGCCGGTGGATGTCAGCCAACTGCCCAGCTGGATCCGCCAACGCCTGTCCCAGGCCGGCCTCTCGGCCAGCCAGGACGCGGTGGAGCTGATTGCCGCCCGGGTCGAAGGCAACCTGCTGGCCGCCGCCCAGGAAATCGAAAAGCTCAAGCTGATGGCCGAAGGCGGGCAGATCACCGTAGAAACGGTACAGGCTGCCGTGGCCGACAGTGCGCGCTTCGATGTCTTCGGCCTGACCGATGCGATCCTCAACGGTGAAGCCGCCCATGCCCTGCGCATGCTCGAAGGCCTGCGGGGCGAAGGCGTCGAGCCGCCGGTGATCCTCTGGGCCCTGGCCCGGGAGTTGCGCCTGCTGGCCAACCTGTCCCTGCAGTACAGCCAGGGCGTACCGCTGGACAAGGCCTTCAGCCAGGCCCGCCCGCCCGTCTGGGACAAGCGCAAACCCCTGATGAGCAAGGCCCTGCAACGCTACTCCGCACCACGCTGGGCGCAATTGCTGCTCGAGGCCCAGCGCATCGATGCGCAGATCAAGGGCCAAGCCGCCGGCTCGCCATGGATGAGCCTGAGTCGGTTGTCGTTGTTGATGGCCGGTCAACGACTGGCGTTGCCTGCCGAGTAA
- the lptE gene encoding LPS assembly lipoprotein LptE, with product MIKRNLLVVGLAVLLSACGFQLRGTGTTELAIKELDLSARDAYGDTVKLLRTSLENSGVKVYGGAPYKLVLTREQQTQRSLSYAGAGRSAEYELNNVLSYEIRGQNDLVLLDDKLQVQKVYLHDGNNITGSDQESSEVREEMRRDLVQRMMLRLQQLNPAQLDQLQQTADAKAKAEAEALEAARKAEAETPQQSPMQIPAE from the coding sequence ATGATCAAACGTAATCTGCTGGTAGTGGGCCTGGCGGTCCTGTTGAGCGCCTGCGGCTTCCAACTGCGCGGCACCGGCACCACCGAGCTGGCAATCAAGGAACTGGACCTCAGCGCACGGGACGCCTATGGCGACACCGTCAAGTTGCTGCGCACCAGCCTGGAAAACAGCGGTGTGAAAGTCTACGGCGGGGCGCCGTACAAGCTGGTACTGACCCGTGAACAGCAAACCCAGCGCAGCCTGAGCTATGCCGGTGCCGGTCGGTCGGCCGAGTACGAACTGAACAACGTGCTGAGCTATGAGATCCGCGGCCAGAACGATCTGGTGTTGTTGGACGACAAGCTGCAAGTGCAGAAGGTCTACCTGCACGATGGCAACAACATCACCGGTTCCGACCAGGAGTCGAGCGAAGTGCGCGAAGAAATGCGTCGTGACCTCGTGCAACGCATGATGCTGCGCCTGCAACAGCTGAACCCGGCCCAACTGGACCAACTGCAACAGACCGCCGACGCCAAGGCCAAAGCCGAGGCCGAAGCCCTGGAAGCGGCGCGCAAGGCTGAAGCGGAAACCCCGCAACAGTCGCCGATGCAGATCCCGGCTGAATAA